One Halobaculum sp. CBA1158 DNA segment encodes these proteins:
- a CDS encoding mandelate racemase/muconate lactonizing enzyme family protein, producing MSRNYDSLHDPNAEYTMRELSGETMGVAAKRGGGRDVEITDVQCTMVDGNFPWTLVRVYTDAGVVGTGEAYWGAGVPELIERMKPMIVGENPLDIDRLYEHLIQKMSGEGSVEGVTVTAISGIEIALHDLAGKILEVPAYQLLGGKYRDEMRVYCDCHTESEADPEACADEAERVVDELGYDALKFDLDVPSGHQKDRANRHLRPGEIRHKAEIVERVTERVKDRADVAFDCHWTFSGGSAKRLADAIEEYDVWWLEDPVPPENLDVQEEVTKSTVTPITVGENRYRVTEERRLIENQAVDIIAPDLPKVGGMRETRKIADVANQYYVPVAMHNVSSPVATVASAHVGAAIPNSLAVEYHSYELGWWEDLVEEDVIEDGYITIPEEPGLGVTLDMDAVEAHMVDGETLFDEA from the coding sequence ATGAGCAGGAACTACGACTCGCTGCACGATCCCAACGCGGAGTACACGATGCGGGAGCTCTCCGGGGAGACGATGGGCGTGGCGGCGAAGCGCGGCGGCGGCCGCGACGTGGAGATCACGGACGTGCAATGCACGATGGTCGACGGCAACTTCCCGTGGACGCTCGTGCGCGTGTACACCGACGCGGGCGTCGTCGGCACCGGCGAGGCGTACTGGGGCGCGGGCGTTCCCGAACTCATCGAGCGCATGAAGCCGATGATCGTCGGCGAGAACCCCCTCGACATCGACCGGCTGTACGAGCACCTCATCCAGAAGATGTCCGGCGAGGGGTCCGTCGAGGGCGTCACCGTCACCGCAATCTCGGGCATCGAGATCGCGCTGCACGACCTGGCGGGCAAGATCCTGGAGGTCCCGGCCTACCAGCTGCTGGGCGGGAAGTACCGCGACGAGATGCGCGTCTACTGCGACTGCCACACCGAGTCGGAGGCCGACCCCGAGGCGTGCGCCGACGAGGCCGAACGCGTCGTCGACGAGCTGGGCTACGACGCCCTCAAGTTCGACCTCGACGTGCCGTCGGGCCACCAGAAGGACCGCGCGAACCGCCACCTCCGGCCGGGCGAGATCCGCCACAAGGCCGAGATCGTCGAGCGAGTCACCGAGCGCGTGAAGGACAGAGCCGACGTGGCGTTCGACTGCCATTGGACGTTCTCGGGCGGTTCCGCGAAGCGCCTCGCGGACGCCATCGAGGAGTACGACGTGTGGTGGCTGGAGGACCCCGTCCCGCCCGAGAACCTCGACGTGCAGGAGGAAGTCACGAAGTCGACGGTCACGCCGATCACCGTCGGCGAGAACAGGTACAGGGTCACCGAGGAGCGCCGCCTCATCGAGAACCAGGCGGTCGACATCATCGCGCCCGATCTCCCGAAGGTCGGCGGGATGCGCGAGACCCGCAAGATCGCTGACGTGGCGAACCAGTACTACGTCCCGGTCGCGATGCACAACGTCTCCTCGCCGGTCGCGACGGTCGCGAGCGCCCACGTCGGCGCGGCGATCCCGAACTCGCTGGCCGTCGAGTACCACTCCTACGAACTCGGGTGGTGGGAGGACCTCGTCGAGGAGGACGTGATCGAGGACGGCTACATCACCATCCCCGAGGAGCCCGGTCTGGGCGTCACGCTCGACATGGACGCCGTCGAGGCGCACATGGTCGACGGCGAGACCCTGTTTGACGAGGCGTAA